The nucleotide window ATACCAGGGAAGAGTCTGTAGGCTGCATCAACATAATAGTGGCAAATTCGAGTGATTTGCCTGTGGTGTCTGAGATATTTCCTTTGACGGTGATTTTCTGAGCAAGAGCAGCCTGTGCCATCCAGCAAAGTATACCCATACAAATAAGTTGTTTCATAGTTTGAAAGCGTTTTGTGTGCTTTCAAAAGTAGGATACTGGTTACAAGAGATAGGTTAATGGATATGGAAATAATGTTAATCAAGGTTAATGAAATGAATAGTAACGTTTTTGGTAAAAGAGCACACAATATAATGGCTGATCTTACCAGATATCTTTATGTGTCCAACAAATTCAAAATGCTTCAATTAACTCATTATATGGCCTTTAACAAGCACTATTTTTTCCACCGATTCCTGAAATAGAGGAGTATATTGCTGGCGTTCCGGATCTTGGCGATAGTTATCAAAGTCAGTATCGGAAGCAAAAGATACTAGATGTATTTCATAAGGTACATCCTCTTTAGGTTGTATGTAAGCCGTTTGCTCAGGCCTGATACGATAATGCAACATGCCATTATATTTAGGGAGTATTGGTAAAACAGCAGCTTCATACTCAAGAAATACATTTTCTTTCCCACCCTTAACAAAAAGTAGCAGAGTTATATATAGACGTTCGGA belongs to Xanthocytophaga agilis and includes:
- a CDS encoding DUF1330 domain-containing protein, giving the protein MEPNTSERLYITLLLFVKGGKENVFLEYEAAVLPILPKYNGMLHYRIRPEQTAYIQPKEDVPYEIHLVSFASDTDFDNYRQDPERQQYTPLFQESVEKIVLVKGHIMS